The DNA window TTTGAACTGCCCCATCCATTTTAGTAGTCTCTTTTGGAGCATAATTATGTTGTACACACATTAAAGCATATTTATCATCAACCATATCCCTCAATTCCTTAATATCCCCTAAATACAAGAaatcacaatcaacaaacaTAGCCCACCCTTCAAAATTAGCCAAATGGGGTGTCAAAAAACGAGAAAATGAAAACTCAGTGCTTTCTAATTTCCCCCTTTCACGCCAGTACAACCCTTTTTCCCTTAACTCTGATTGTTTAATGGGTATGATTTCAAGTGGGATTGAAGATCTTTTGAGAAGGGAGTAACGACAGACCTCATAAGCAACATCTTCACGAGGATCATAACCTATGAAAATCTTGAATGCCTTTGAATTTGGGGCATTTCCATTAGAATGCACATCTGTCGACATTATTATAGTCCAAGATTTCAACCTGTACAACCAAGAAAATCAAAAGGGTAagcaaaaaaatgatttttttttcttcatttgaatGAACTAGAGAAATGTGAAAACCTGGAGCTTTACCGTAGATCTGGGTTTGGACTTGATAGAGAAAAGAcaagatttttttcttcttcaagatttgtAGTAAAGAGAAAATTGTGGAGAGGGGAAGAATTTATAGATGAGTGATTTTGTGAGAGTAATTTTTAATAGCAGCGGCTTTACAGTTGTACACGCGGGTGATGCCAATTATTCCCACAACCGACAATAGCTTTCCATTCAAGAGGGACTGGATTTGGGGTGAATTTTAACAAACCTCTCTTAAGAAATTCCaggttgtttttgttttatttattttgtatttgtactGATTATAAGAGATCATTAACATCTTTTCTATCATAATTTGTCAACGAGTaaaatttcatttatatattcaaattctcGTTTGTTTCAATTGAGTATTTAAACTTTTGATGAAGTGTCATTTTCTAGATTTTATGCATTAGCTTTAATTGGAATATGTCTGAGATTCAACGGTTGAAATTGACGGAtataactaaagaaaatgacatattttaaataattatcttaTCTACGTAATGAATATTTGGAAACATAagctttttctttaaaatttgaactaaaaatgtttgattaaaacactttatttgtgttatttgttagacgcattcaatataa is part of the Solanum stenotomum isolate F172 chromosome 8, ASM1918654v1, whole genome shotgun sequence genome and encodes:
- the LOC125874816 gene encoding protein CDI-like, which translates into the protein MSTDVHSNGNAPNSKAFKIFIGYDPREDVAYEVCRYSLLKRSSIPLEIIPIKQSELREKGLYWRERGKLESTEFSFSRFLTPHLANFEGWAMFVDCDFLYLGDIKELRDMVDDKYALMCVQHNYAPKETTKMDGAVQTVYPRKNWSSMVLYNCGHPKNKVLTPEIVNTESGAFLHRFTWLEDEEIGEVPFVWNFLVGHNKVVEGDPATFPKSIHYTLGGPWFEAWKDCEFGDLWIKELEEYKKATEKKVD